Proteins co-encoded in one Streptomyces sp. NBC_01283 genomic window:
- a CDS encoding MarR family winged helix-turn-helix transcriptional regulator — MEDEVDRLVAAWRRERPDLDVEPLEVLSRVSRLARHLDRARRLAFSEHNLEPWEFDVLTSLRRAGAPYQLSPGQLLTQTLVTSGTMTNRIDRLAKKGLVERLPDPSDRRGVLVRLTVEGQDRADQALAGLLKQERAILAELSRGQRGELAGLLRQLTAPFDNIPG, encoded by the coding sequence ATGGAGGACGAGGTCGACCGTCTGGTCGCTGCATGGCGCCGGGAGCGCCCCGACCTCGACGTGGAACCACTCGAGGTGCTCAGCCGCGTCAGCAGGCTCGCGCGGCATCTCGACAGGGCCCGGCGGCTCGCGTTCTCCGAGCACAATCTGGAGCCGTGGGAGTTCGACGTACTCACGTCGCTGCGGCGCGCGGGCGCGCCCTACCAGCTCTCCCCCGGACAGCTCCTCACCCAGACCCTGGTCACGTCCGGCACGATGACCAACCGCATCGACCGGCTCGCGAAGAAGGGCCTCGTCGAGCGACTGCCCGATCCGAGCGACCGGCGGGGCGTGCTCGTGCGGCTGACCGTCGAGGGGCAGGACCGCGCGGACCAGGCCCTCGCCGGGCTCCTCAAGCAGGAGCGGGCGATCCTCGCCGAGCTCTCCCGCGGACAGCGCGGCGAACTGGCCGGGCTGCTACGCCAGTTGACCGCCCCGTTCGACAACATCCCCGGCTAG
- a CDS encoding trans-aconitate 2-methyltransferase, translating to MPAAPAAPHSPAPDGSPAPTWDPGQYLRHSGHRARPFVDLLARVPELPAIASGGRPPRIADLGCGPGNVTRLLAERWPTAHITGFDNSPQMLEQAERLAGPTPGGGRLDFAAADAGGWAPPEGTYDLILSNATLQWVPGHPDSFPAWIAALTPGGTFAFQVPGNFDAPSHVLMRELAESERWRDRLGGQLRHADAVLPPTAYLERLVGLGCEADVWETTYLHLLEGEDPVLDWVKGTGLRPVLTALEGDAEARDAFLSEYRQLLRKAYPPGAGGTVFPFRRVFGVASRKG from the coding sequence ATGCCCGCCGCTCCCGCCGCCCCCCACAGCCCCGCCCCTGACGGCAGCCCCGCCCCCACCTGGGACCCCGGCCAGTACCTGCGTCACTCCGGGCACCGGGCCCGCCCCTTCGTGGATCTGCTGGCCCGCGTGCCCGAACTCCCCGCCATCGCTTCCGGCGGCCGTCCGCCGCGCATCGCGGACCTGGGCTGCGGCCCCGGCAACGTCACCCGGCTCCTCGCCGAACGCTGGCCCACGGCGCACATCACGGGCTTCGACAACTCCCCGCAGATGCTGGAGCAGGCGGAGCGCCTGGCGGGCCCCACGCCCGGCGGCGGCCGTCTTGACTTCGCCGCGGCGGATGCCGGGGGCTGGGCGCCGCCCGAGGGGACGTACGACCTGATCCTGTCCAACGCGACCCTCCAATGGGTGCCGGGCCACCCGGATTCCTTCCCCGCCTGGATCGCGGCGCTGACCCCCGGCGGGACGTTCGCCTTCCAGGTGCCCGGCAACTTCGACGCCCCCAGCCACGTCCTGATGCGGGAGCTCGCCGAGTCCGAGCGGTGGCGGGACCGGCTCGGCGGGCAGCTCCGCCACGCGGACGCGGTGCTCCCGCCGACGGCCTACCTGGAACGCCTGGTCGGGCTCGGCTGCGAGGCGGACGTCTGGGAGACGACGTATCTGCACCTGCTGGAGGGGGAGGACCCCGTCCTGGACTGGGTCAAGGGAACGGGCCTGCGGCCCGTGCTGACGGCCCTGGAGGGGGACGCGGAGGCGCGGGATGCCTTCCTCTCCGAGTACCGGCAGCTGCTGCGGAAGGCCTACCCCCCGGGCGCGGGCGGCACCGTCTTCCCCTTCCGCAGGGTCTTCGGGGTGGCGAGCCGGAAGGGGTGA
- a CDS encoding TetR/AcrR family transcriptional regulator, whose amino-acid sequence MMDDVATDSSNTSPSSKEKQPRRARRTRMTGAERREQLLDIGRTLFAAKGFEGTSVEEIAAKAGVSKPVVYEHFGGKEGLYAVVVDREMRALLDGVTGALTAGHPRELLEQAAFALLDYIETYTDGFRILVRDSPVAQSTGTFASLISDIATQVEDILGQEFKTRGFDQKLAPLYAQALVGMVALTGQWWLDVRKPKKAEVAAHLVNLAWHGLDGLEPKPRLIGHRKS is encoded by the coding sequence ATGATGGACGACGTGGCGACCGACTCCAGCAATACCAGCCCCTCCAGCAAAGAGAAGCAGCCCCGGCGTGCGCGCCGGACCCGGATGACGGGTGCCGAGCGCCGGGAGCAGTTGCTGGACATCGGCCGCACCCTGTTCGCCGCCAAGGGCTTCGAGGGCACGTCGGTGGAGGAGATCGCGGCGAAGGCCGGCGTCTCCAAGCCTGTCGTGTACGAGCACTTCGGCGGCAAGGAAGGTCTGTACGCGGTGGTGGTGGACCGCGAGATGCGGGCGCTGCTCGACGGTGTGACGGGTGCGCTGACGGCGGGCCATCCGCGTGAGCTCCTCGAACAGGCGGCCTTCGCCCTCCTGGACTACATCGAGACGTACACGGACGGATTCCGCATCCTGGTCCGCGACTCGCCGGTGGCGCAGTCGACGGGCACCTTCGCCTCCCTCATCTCGGACATCGCGACGCAGGTGGAGGACATCCTGGGTCAGGAGTTCAAGACCCGGGGCTTCGACCAGAAGCTGGCTCCTCTGTACGCCCAGGCGCTGGTCGGCATGGTCGCGCTGACGGGCCAGTGGTGGCTGGACGTCCGCAAGCCGAAGAAGGCGGAGGTGGCGGCGCACCTGGTGAACCTGGCCTGGCACGGCCTGGACGGCCTGGAACCAAAGCCGCGCCTGATAGGCCACCGCAAGAGCTAG
- a CDS encoding acyl-CoA desaturase: MTTSSDAYSDTDVIEDASRSQTDAASSPLVPSATLGGEKKRSLEQIALLLFITVPFVALVAAVPLAWGWGVSWLDLGLLVFMYYLGCHGITIGFHRYFTHGSFKAKRPLRIALAVAGSMAVEGPLVRWVADHRKHHKFSDAEGDPHSPWRFGETLPALMKGLWWAHIAWMFDEEQTSQEKYAPDLVKDPAIRLISRQFLLWTILSLAIPPVVGGLVTMSWWGAFTAFFWGSMVRVALLHHVTWSINSICHAVGKRPFKSRDRSGNVWWLAVLSCGESWHNLHHADPTSARHGVLKGQVDSSARIIRWCEQLGWATDVRWPSASRIDARRKQKAVGPA; the protein is encoded by the coding sequence ATGACCACATCTTCCGATGCGTATTCCGACACCGATGTGATCGAAGACGCTTCGCGATCGCAGACCGACGCCGCTTCGTCCCCTCTCGTACCTTCCGCGACGCTGGGTGGTGAGAAGAAGCGCTCGCTGGAGCAGATCGCGCTGCTGCTCTTCATCACCGTCCCGTTCGTCGCCCTGGTCGCGGCGGTGCCGCTGGCGTGGGGCTGGGGGGTGAGCTGGCTGGACCTCGGCCTGCTGGTTTTCATGTACTACCTGGGCTGTCACGGCATCACGATCGGATTCCACCGCTACTTCACGCATGGCTCCTTCAAGGCGAAGCGTCCGCTGCGGATCGCGCTGGCCGTGGCGGGGTCGATGGCGGTGGAGGGCCCGCTGGTCCGCTGGGTGGCGGACCACCGGAAGCATCACAAGTTCTCCGACGCGGAGGGCGACCCGCACTCGCCGTGGCGCTTCGGCGAGACGCTTCCGGCCCTGATGAAGGGCCTGTGGTGGGCGCACATCGCCTGGATGTTCGACGAGGAGCAGACCTCGCAGGAGAAGTACGCGCCCGACCTGGTCAAGGACCCGGCGATCCGTCTCATCTCGCGCCAGTTCCTGCTCTGGACGATCCTGTCGCTGGCGATTCCGCCGGTGGTGGGCGGTCTGGTGACGATGTCGTGGTGGGGCGCCTTCACGGCGTTCTTCTGGGGGTCGATGGTGCGGGTGGCGTTGCTGCACCACGTCACCTGGTCGATCAACTCGATCTGTCACGCGGTGGGAAAACGTCCCTTCAAGTCGCGTGACCGCTCGGGCAACGTGTGGTGGCTCGCGGTGCTGTCCTGCGGCGAGTCCTGGCACAACCTCCACCACGCCGATCCGACGTCGGCGCGCCACGGTGTCCTGAAGGGCCAGGTCGACTCGTCGGCGCGGATCATCCGCTGGTGCGAGCAGCTGGGCTGGGCGACGGACGTGCGCTGGCCCTCCGCATCCCGTATCGACGCCCGGCGGAAGCAGAAGGCCGTCGGCCCGGCATGA